One Nicotiana sylvestris chromosome 12, ASM39365v2, whole genome shotgun sequence genomic window carries:
- the LOC104227867 gene encoding uncharacterized protein isoform X1 — translation MATVRMIDIAVNFTDSMFKGIYNGKQYHIGDIQAVLKRAWSAGVDRIIVTGGSLEESKEALAIAETDARLFCTVGVHPTRCKEFEDSGDPEKHLQDLLTLAKEGIEKGKVVAIGECGLDYDRLHFCPSDTQKKYFEKQFELAYRMKLPMFLHMRAAAQDFCDILERNKDRFVAGVAHSFTGSAEDRDKLLSFSNVFIGVNGCSLKTAENLEVVKGIPVERMMIETDSPYCDIKNSHAGIHFVKSSWPSKKKERHDQECLVKGRNEPCLVRQVLEVVAGTKGITNIDQLGKTLYHNTCRVFFPHDLDSAAEALLASGREAI, via the exons ATGGCGACGGTACGAATGATAG ACATAGCCGTAAATTTTACTG ATAGCATGTTCAAAGGGATATACAATGGGAAGCAATATCATATAGGGGACATTCAAGCTGTGCTGAAGAGGGCATGGAGCGCTGGAGTTGATCGCATAATT GTAACTGGTGGCTCTCTTGAAGAATCAAAAGAAGCTCTTGCAATTGCGGAAACAGATG CAAGACTTTTCTGTACTGTGGGTGTGCACCCGACAAGATGCAAA GAATTTGAAGATAGTGGGGATCCAGAAAAGCATTTGCAGGATCTTTTGACATTGGCTAAAGAGGGAATAGAAAAAGGAAAA GTGGTTGCGATTGGTGAATGTGGGCTGGACTATGATAGACTTCACTTTTGTCCATCTGATACTCAAAAGAA GTACTTTGAGAAGCAGTTTGAGTTAGCATATAGAATGAAACTGCCAATGTTTCTTCACATGCGAGCAGCTGCTCAGGATTTTTGCGACATTCTTGAACGAAATAAGGATCG GTTTGTTGCTGGTGTTGCGCACTCTTTCACTGGAAGTGCTGAAGATCGTGATAAACTTCTTTCATTTAGTAATGTTTTTATAG GTGTAAATGGTTGCTCTCTCAAGACAGCTGAGAACCTTGAAGTCGTAAAGGGTATACCAGTTGAGCGAATGATGATTGAAACGGATTCACCATACTGTGATATCAAGAATTCACATGCTGGGATACATTTTGTGAAATCCTCGTGGCCTTCAAAGAAAAAGGAGAGGCATGATCAAGAATGCCTTGTCAAAGGTCGCAATGAGCCTTGCTTAGTTCG GCAAGTGCTTGAAGTTGTTGCAGGCACTAAAGGCATCACTAACATAGACCAACTGGGCAAGACACTGTACCACAATACTTGCAG GGTTTTCTTTCCTCATGATTTGGATTCGGCAGCAGAAGCTCTTCTTGCTAGTGGCAGGGAAGCTATATGA
- the LOC104227867 gene encoding uncharacterized protein isoform X2, with protein sequence MATVRMIDIAVNFTDSMFKGIYNGKQYHIGDIQAVLKRAWSAGVDRIIVTGGSLEESKEALAIAETDARLFCTVGVHPTRCKEFEDSGDPEKHLQDLLTLAKEGIEKGKVVAIGECGLDYDRLHFCPSDTQKKYFEKQFELAYRMKLPMFLHMRAAAQDFCDILERNKDRFVAGVAHSFTGSAEDRDKLLSFSNVFIGVNGCSLKTAENLEVVKGIPVERMMIETDSPYCDIKNSHAGIHFVKSSWPSKKKERHDQECLVKGRNEPCLVRKK encoded by the exons ATGGCGACGGTACGAATGATAG ACATAGCCGTAAATTTTACTG ATAGCATGTTCAAAGGGATATACAATGGGAAGCAATATCATATAGGGGACATTCAAGCTGTGCTGAAGAGGGCATGGAGCGCTGGAGTTGATCGCATAATT GTAACTGGTGGCTCTCTTGAAGAATCAAAAGAAGCTCTTGCAATTGCGGAAACAGATG CAAGACTTTTCTGTACTGTGGGTGTGCACCCGACAAGATGCAAA GAATTTGAAGATAGTGGGGATCCAGAAAAGCATTTGCAGGATCTTTTGACATTGGCTAAAGAGGGAATAGAAAAAGGAAAA GTGGTTGCGATTGGTGAATGTGGGCTGGACTATGATAGACTTCACTTTTGTCCATCTGATACTCAAAAGAA GTACTTTGAGAAGCAGTTTGAGTTAGCATATAGAATGAAACTGCCAATGTTTCTTCACATGCGAGCAGCTGCTCAGGATTTTTGCGACATTCTTGAACGAAATAAGGATCG GTTTGTTGCTGGTGTTGCGCACTCTTTCACTGGAAGTGCTGAAGATCGTGATAAACTTCTTTCATTTAGTAATGTTTTTATAG GTGTAAATGGTTGCTCTCTCAAGACAGCTGAGAACCTTGAAGTCGTAAAGGGTATACCAGTTGAGCGAATGATGATTGAAACGGATTCACCATACTGTGATATCAAGAATTCACATGCTGGGATACATTTTGTGAAATCCTCGTGGCCTTCAAAGAAAAAGGAGAGGCATGATCAAGAATGCCTTGTCAAAGGTCGCAATGAGCCTTGCTTAGTTCG GAAAAAGTAA